A stretch of the Nicotiana tabacum cultivar K326 chromosome 6, ASM71507v2, whole genome shotgun sequence genome encodes the following:
- the LOC107830994 gene encoding dolichyl-diphosphooligosaccharide--protein glycosyltransferase subunit STT3B-like gives MVAKMEKATDLLSSPQSLFSLKSLKLKTKQQELLIRISILCLVYILAFITRLFSVLRYESMIHEFDPYFNYRTTLYLTQKGFYEFWNWFDSESWYPLGRIIGGTLYPGLMVTAAFIYWVLRFLRFAVHIREVCVLTAPFFASNTTLVAYFFGKELWDSGAGLVAAALIAICPGYISRSVAGSYDNEAVAIFALLLTFYLFVKAVKGGSLAWSLASAFGYFYMVSAWGGYIFIINLIPLYVLVLLVTGRYSMRLYVAYNCMYILGMLLAMQIRFVGFQHVQSGEHMAAMGVFFLMQVFYFLDWVKHLLNDQKLFQAFLRITLTCAISVGAIALGVGTASGYISPWTGRFYSLLDPTYAKDHIPIIASVSEHQPTAWSSFMFDFHILLILFPAGLYFCFKRLSDATIFIVMYGLTSMYFAGVMVRLILVATPAVCLISAIAVSATIKNLSQLVRTKTKPTQGGSGKGTTSAKTSSKGALDQSLPYQKNGAIALLVGAFYLLTRYAIHCTWVTSEAYSSPSIVLAARGAHGNRVIFDDYREAYFWLRQNTPSDAKVMSWWDYGYQITAMGNRTVIVDNNTWNNTHIATVGRAMSSYEDEAYEIMRSLDVDYVLVVFGGVTGYSSDDINKFLWMVRIGGGVFPVIKEPDYLVNGEYRVDKGAAPKMLNCLMYKLSYYRFGELTTEYGKPPGYDRARGVEIGNKDIKLEYLEEAYTTSNWIVRIYKVKPPKNRW, from the exons ATGGTAGCGAAAATGGAGAAAGCAACGGATCTGCTCTCATCACCACAGTCACTGTTCTCACTCAAATCCCTAAAGCTTAAGACGAAGCAACAGGAGCTGCTGATTCGGATTTCGATCCTATGCCTCGTCTACATTTTGGCATTTATCACTCGGCTATTCAGTGTGCTAAGATACGAGAGCATGATCCACGAATTCGATCCCTATTTCAATTACAGAACGACTTTGTACTTGACTCAGAAAGGTTTTTACGAGTTCTGGAACTGGTTTGACTCGGAGAGTTGGTATCCCCTTGGGCGTATCATTGGGGGTACGCTTTACCCTGGCCTTATGGTCACTGCTGCCTTCATCTACTGGGTACTGAGATTCCTCAG GTTTGCTGTCCATATTCGTGAGGTTTGTGTGCTTACAGCGCCGTTCTTTGCTTCCAACACAACCCTTGTTGCTTACTTCTTTGGGAAAGAGTTATGGGATTCGGGTGCCGGGCTTGTGGCTGCAGCATTGATTGCTATCTGCCCTGGTTACATCTCAAGGTCGGTGGCTGGATCATATGACAATGAAGCAGTTGCAATATTTGCTCTGTTGCTTACTTTCTATTTATTCGTTAAGGCAGTGAAGGGAGGTTCACTTGCTTGGTCTCTGGCCTCAGCTTTTGGGTACTTCTACATGGTTTCAGCTTGGGGTGGTTATATCTTTATCATTAATCTAATCCCACTGTATGTGCTGGTACTCTTGGTTACTGGGAGATATTCAATGAGGCTATATGTTGCTTACAACTGCATGTACATTTTAGGAATGTTGCTAGCCATGCAAATTCGTTTTGTGGGTTTTCAGCATGTACAGTCCGGAGAACATATGGCAGCAATGGGAGTGTTTTTCTTGATGCAG GTGTTTTATTTCTTGGATTGGGTAAAACATCTACTGAATGATCAGAAGTTATTTCAAGCTTTCTTAAGGATAACATTGACTTGTGCTATAAGTGTGGGTGCCATTGCTCTTGGAGTTGGCACTGCTTCTGGTTATATCTCTCCATGGACTGGCCGGTTTTACTCACTTCTGGATCCAACTTACGCGAAAGACCACATTCCCATTATTGCTTCTGTTTCTGAGCATCAGCCAACCGCATGGTCATCTTTCATGTTTGATTTCCATATATTGCTAATCCTTTTCCCGGCGGGTCTGTATTTCTGCTTCAAACGACTATCAGATGCTACCATATTTATCGTGATGTACGGTCTCACCAGCATGTACTTCGCTGGTGTCATGGTTCGATTGATTCTTGTTGCCACACCTGCAGTATGCCTCATCAGTGCTATTGCTGTCTCAGCAACTATCAAGAATTTAAGTCAGTTGGTGAGGACAAAAACTAAACCTACTCAAGGTGGCTCCGGTAAAGGAACAACTAGTGCAAAGACTTCCTCAAAG GGTGCGCTTGATCAATCTTTGCCCTACCAAAAAAATGGAGCAATTGCATTGCTTGTTGGTGCTTTCTATTTGCTGACTAGATATGCAATCCATTGTACCTGGGTGACATCAGAGGCATACTCATCCCCCTCCATTGTCCTAGCTGCAAGGGGTGCCCATGGGAATAGGGTTATCTTCGATGACTACCGTGAAGCATATTTTTGGCTGAGGCAGAACACTCCTTCGGATGCTAAGGTGATGTCTTGGTGGGATTATGGTTATCAGATCACTGCCATGGGAAACAGGACTGTCATTGTAGATAATAATACCTGGAACAACACACATATAGCTACAGTTGGACGAGCGATGTCATCTTATGAGGATGAAGCATATGAGATAATGAGATCACTGGATGTGGATTATGTATTGGTTGTGTTTGGAGGTGTAACTGGGTATTCATCGGATGACATAAACAA ATTCTTGTGGATGGTGAGAATAGGTGGTGGAGTTTTTCCTGTCATCAAAGAACCAGATTACCTTGTTAATGGCGAGTATCGTGTTGATAAAGGTGCTGCCCCTAAGATGTTGAACTGTCTAAT GTACAAGCTATCTTATTATCGCTTTGGGGAGCTGACTACAGAATATGGCAAGCCCCCTGG ATATGATAGAGCTAGGGGAGTTGAAATAGGGAACAAGGACATCAAGCTTGAGTACTTGGAAGAGGCGTACACGACTTCTAATTGGATAGTTAGAATTTATAAAGTCAAACCACCCAAGAACAGGTGGTAA